TCCAGGCACTGATGGGGACGCTGTTCGTGGGCCTGGTCCTGGGTGCCAGCTGGCTGACCTACCGCTTCGTCGAAATCCCCATGCAACGCCTCGGCCGCCACCTCACCACCCGCCAAACCTAACCCCAGCCAGCCCCTCAGCCGCTCCCCACGCCTCCACCGGCTATCCGGCCGCTCGGCCGCCCATCTAAGCCTTCACCGGCTCCCACGCCGCCCTCCACGCCCTCCACTAGAGCGTGTCCCGTGGATCATAGGACAGGGTCACGGAGCCAGATTCTGATCGAGGCGACGTCGATGGTGCCCGCGTAGATGCGTTCGCGCTTGTCGGTGCGAAGGGCCACCGCGCGGTGGCCCTTGAGCTTGTTGACGCACCGCTCGGCGGTATTGCGCTCCTTGTACCGCTCGGCGTCGAAGCCGGGCGGTCGGCCGCCCTTACGCCCCCGGTTGAGGCGGTTGGCCTGCTGATCCTTCTTGATCGGGATGACCGCCTGGATGCCGCGTCGGCGCAGGTAGGCGCGATTGGCGCGCGAGGAGTAGGCCTTGTCGGCCAGCACACGTATCGGACGCCGGCGAGGACGGCCCAGACCGCGACGCCGGATGCGCACCCGCTCCAGGATGCGCCGGAAGTACGGGCTATCGCCGTGCTGACCGGGGCTGATGATCCGGGCGATCGGCCGGCAGCGCCGGTCGGCGACCAGGTGAATCTTCGTGCTCCACCCGCCCCGTGAGCGGCCCAGCGCCTCCCGGCCCGTGCCCGGTTTGTGATCTACGCCGTCCCCTTTGACGGGATGTCGGCGGGCGGCTCACGACGAGCTCCGGCGGCATGCTGATGAGCGCGCGCCACAGTGGAATCCACACTCACCGTCCAGTCCTCCCCCTCGGCCTCATCGCATCCAGCGCGCAGCCCGTCCAGGATCTTCTCCCAGGTGCCATCCATCGACCAGCGGCGATGCCGGTTGTAGACGGTCTTCCAGTTCCCGTACCAGGGCGGCAGGTCACGCCAGGTGATGTTGGTCCGGACCCGGAAGAAGACCCCGTTGATGACCGTTCGGTGATCGGCCCATCGGCCGCCCTGCCGCGGGTTGACCGGCAGCAGCGGCGCCAGCCGTTCCCACTCGGCATCGGTCAGATCATGACGCTTCAGGCGATCTTCCACTGGACTGATCTACACCAAACCACCATCAAAGATCCACGGGACACGCCCTAGGGCCTTCTCACCCTTCCGTTCGCTCCACTCCCGCTCACTCCGCGCCTCCACCGACCCTCAGGCCGCCGTCCGCCCCTCAGGCTTCCACCGGGCCCTCCACGCGCTCAGCCGTCGCCTCTGTCGACTCCCCAGACTGCCGTTCGCTCCCCCTCCACCGGGCCCGCAGCGCGCTTCCACTCCCGCTCACTCCGCGCCCCCACCGACCCCCAGGCCGCCGTCCGCCCCCTCAGGCTTCCATCGGGCCCTGCACGCGCTCAGCCGTCTCCTCTGTCGACTCCACAGACTGGCGTCCGCCCCCTCGGGCTTCCACCGGGCCCTCCAGGCTGCCGTCGCTCCCCTCAACCTCCACCGGCTCTCCACGGCCGCCTCCCGCCCCCCTGCGCCCACCAGGCCCTCTTAGGCTGGCTAGGGGCATTCCGTTCCGGGTTGGTTCGGAGCGTTCGGGTTCGTCCGAGGCATTCCGGATTGATGTGTGCTGGTTCTCGGGTGGCTGTGGGATGGTCTCGGCGGGTTCAGGAGTGGGCGGTCCGTTGGGGTGGCCGGCCACGTGCGCTCGGTGACGCGTATCCCTGGACAGACGCCGGCCCCGTGCCAGGGGTGGCGCTTGAGTGGGGCTTGCCGTACAGGAAGAAAGCCCCTCGCTCACGCGCGGCGCCGTACAGGAAGAACACCCCCGCACCGTACGGAGAGAAGGTTGGGCGGGGCGGGGAGAATGCAACGAGCCCCGCACGGAGGTCCGTGCGGGGCTCGATGGTGTTGCTAGTTCAACTCACGTGGTCAGCTCTGGCCGCCCGCGAGCTTCTCGCGCAGGGCCGCGAGAGCCTCGTCCGAAGCGAGCGCACCAGCGGCCGGAGCCGAGGAGGTGCTGCTGCTGGACGGGGCCTGGGTCTCGCCGGTGTAGGTCGAGGGGGCTTCGCCCGCCTCGGCCTCGGCCTTGCGAGCCTCCTCGATCTGCTTCTTGTGAGCCTCGAAGCGGGTCTGCGCCTCGGCGTACTGGCGCTCCCACTCCTCACGCTGCTTGTCGAAGCCCTCGAGCCACTCACCCGTCTCGGGGTCGAAGCCCTCGGGGTAGATGTAGTTGCCCTGGTCGTCGTAGGTGGCCGCCATGCCGTACAGCGTCGGGTCGAACTCGACCTCGGCGCCGACGCCCTCGTTGGCCTGCTTCAGCGAGAGGCTGATGCGGCGACGGTCGAGGTCGATGTCGATGATCTTCACGAAGATCTCGTCGCCGACCTGGACGACCTGCTCCGGGATCTCCACGTGGCGCTCGGCCAGCTCGGAGATGTGGACCAGGCCCTCGATGCCCTCCTCGACCCGGACGAACGCACCGAACGGCACCAGCTTGGTGACGCGGCCGGGGACGACCTGGCCGATCTGGTGGGTGCGGGCGAACTGCTGCCACGGGTCTTCCTGCGTCGCCTTGAGCGAGAGGGAGACGCGCTCGCGCTCCATGTCGACGTCGAGAACCTCGACGGTGACCTCCTGGCCGACCTCGACAACCTCGGAGGGGTGGTCGATGTGCTTCCAGGACAGCTCGGAGACGTGAACCAGACCGTCGACGCCGCCGAGGTCCACGAACGCACCGAAGTTGACGATCGAGGACACGACGCCCTTGCGGACCTGGCCCTTCTGCAGGGTGTTGAGGAAGGTCTGGCGGACCTCGGACTGCGTCTGCTCCAGCCAGGCACGGCGGGACAGGACCACGTTGTTGCGGTTCTTGTCCAGCTCGATGATCTTGGCTTCGAGCTCGCGGCCGACGTAGGGCTGCAGGTCGCGAACACGGCGCATCTCGACCAGGGACGCCGGCAGGAAGCCACGGAGGCCGATGTCGAGGATGAGACCACCCTTGACGACCTCGATGACGGTGCCGGTGACGATGCCGTCCTCGTCCTTGATCTTCTCGATCGTGCCCCAGGCGCGCTCGTACTGCGCGCGCTTCTTGGACAGGATCAGGCGACCCTCCTTGTCCTCCTTCTGGAGAACCAGGGCCTCGACGTGCTCGCCGACCTCGACAACATCAGCCGGGTCGACATCATGCTTGATCGAGAGCTCACGCGAGGGAATGACACCCTCGGTCTTGTAACCGATGTCGAGCAAGACCTCGTCTCGATCGACCTTGACGACGGTGCCCTCGACGATGTCGCCGTCGTTGAAGTACTTGATGGTCTCGTCGATCGCGGCGAGGAAGGCCTCTTCGGAACCGATGTCGTTGACCGCTACCTGCGGGGTGCTCGAGGTGGCCTCGGTGCTGCTCGTCATGTGTGGAATTGCTCCGAACGCGGACAGATGTCGATGTGGCGGACGCGCAGCAGGCTCTCTTCCGCATCAAGCCGAGGATGACGTCATCGACGAGACCGAGCGCGAGCCCGCTCCGTCTGAGGCGCGCGCGAGCCCACAGCGCAGCGATCAGCATATGAGACCTGGCGAGCGGGGTCAATCCGAGGACACGGGACGGCAAGAGACGCAAAGGCGTGCGGGGCCGCCTAGTAGGCGTTGACCTGCCCGATCCGCTTGGGAGTGATATTACCCCGAGTTTTCCTTGGGATGGAGATCCTCTCCGGATCTCCATCGGAGACAAAGCGCTCACCAGGGTGCTTGTTCAGCCATTCCAGCCAGTACTGCGAGCACCACTTCCGGCACTCGCCCTTCTTGCCGTTGCTCTGGATCCGCTGGATCGCGCCCCGGTCGAATTTTTTCGCGTAGGGCGAAAGCGAGGGCTCGGCGCCGGCGAGGAAGACCCCGGCGAGATCATACGAGATACCGCCCCATGATCCCTTCCTGGCGATCTTCTTCGGATGCGGCATCGAGCCGAACGGCAGCGCCAGCGTCTCGCTGGGCGGCGCGCCAGACTTCTTCAGCAGCCGTTCGAGCCGGACGATCTGCTCCTGGACCTTCTTCTTCGGCAGGACCGCCAGGTTGGGGTGTCCCCAGGTGTGGTTGGCCACCTCGAACCCGTGCTCGGTCAACCACCGCACGGCCTTCGCCTGGTCGGACTGGTTGCGCAGGCCGAAGGGCTGGCTGTTGATCCAGAAGGTCGCCACGGGCCTGAAGCTCGGGTACTTCCTGGCCACGTCGTAGATGATCCTGACCGCGGTGTCCTTCTTGGGCATGCCCGCGCCGTCGAGCGCGAAGTGGCTGGCGTGCCCGTCGTCGAAGGTGAGCACGACGGGGAACTTGCCCGCGGGCACCCTGATGTCGCCGGTGGCGAACTCCTTGGCGGTGATCGGCACGTAACCCTGCCTGGCCAGCTTCTCCAGCTCCTGCCGGATCTGCGAGGGGGTGCGGTCGATCGAGGCCAGCCGCTTCTTCATGATCCGGTGATACATGATCACCGGAACCAGTCCGAGCTCGTTGGCCTTCACCTGCCTGGCGAACTCCGGCGTCGCCGTCACCGGCGGTGGCGGCTCGCCGCTGGGCAGATCCGGCTGCGGCTCCGGCTGCACCTCCGCCTTCTTGGACGGCTGGACGGTGCCGACCGCCGCGGCCTTCCCCGGGGTGGGCTCGCCGGCGGTGGGGAGCAGCAGCAGAGCGGCGATCGCGACGGTGACGACCACGATGTTGGCTACCCCGATGACGCGCGTCAGGGATGCTGAATTCCGCACAGAACTCCCGTGCTCATCGAGGCCAGACCAACCAGTCCAGCCTAGACCAGATCCCCCCAATGACTCTCACGATCACCCGCCCAGTCAGGTGAATACCGTTGCCCCCGCTACCCCCATCCCTCCCCCGAAGCCCACCTCGCGCCATCGCCCACCCAGCTCCCCCGCCCCTTCAACGCGAGAGCAGCCCAACGGGGGCGCGCACCGGGCCTCACGAGGATCGGGGGCCCAGAACCTCCGAGACGCCACCGACCTAGCCGACGGACCTCGGCGGTCCCGGGGCTCCGGCGGGTTCAGGGGCGTCGCGGTTATGGGGGTGCCGGGTTCGGGGTGTCGGGTTCCGGGGCGTCAGGATTCCTGGGG
This window of the Nonomuraea africana genome carries:
- a CDS encoding IS5 family transposase (programmed frameshift), yielding MKRHDLTDAEWERLAPLLPVNPRQGGRWADHRTVINGVFFRVRTNITWRDLPPWYGNWKTVYNRHRRWSMDGTWEKILDGLRAGCDEAEGEDWTVSVDSTVARAHQHAAGARREPPADIPSKGTALDHKPGTGREALGRSRGGWSTKIHLVADRRCRPIARIISPGQHGDSPYFRRILERVRIRRRGLGRPRRRPIRVLADKAYSSRANRAYLRRRGIQAVIPIKKDQQANRLNRGRKGGRPPGFDAERYKERNTAERCVNKLKGHRAVALRTDKRERIYAGTIDVASIRIWLRDPVL
- the rpsA gene encoding 30S ribosomal protein S1, with protein sequence MTSSTEATSSTPQVAVNDIGSEEAFLAAIDETIKYFNDGDIVEGTVVKVDRDEVLLDIGYKTEGVIPSRELSIKHDVDPADVVEVGEHVEALVLQKEDKEGRLILSKKRAQYERAWGTIEKIKDEDGIVTGTVIEVVKGGLILDIGLRGFLPASLVEMRRVRDLQPYVGRELEAKIIELDKNRNNVVLSRRAWLEQTQSEVRQTFLNTLQKGQVRKGVVSSIVNFGAFVDLGGVDGLVHVSELSWKHIDHPSEVVEVGQEVTVEVLDVDMERERVSLSLKATQEDPWQQFARTHQIGQVVPGRVTKLVPFGAFVRVEEGIEGLVHISELAERHVEIPEQVVQVGDEIFVKIIDIDLDRRRISLSLKQANEGVGAEVEFDPTLYGMAATYDDQGNYIYPEGFDPETGEWLEGFDKQREEWERQYAEAQTRFEAHKKQIEEARKAEAEAGEAPSTYTGETQAPSSSSTSSAPAAGALASDEALAALREKLAGGQS
- a CDS encoding polysaccharide deacetylase family protein, whose translation is MRNSASLTRVIGVANIVVVTVAIAALLLLPTAGEPTPGKAAAVGTVQPSKKAEVQPEPQPDLPSGEPPPPVTATPEFARQVKANELGLVPVIMYHRIMKKRLASIDRTPSQIRQELEKLARQGYVPITAKEFATGDIRVPAGKFPVVLTFDDGHASHFALDGAGMPKKDTAVRIIYDVARKYPSFRPVATFWINSQPFGLRNQSDQAKAVRWLTEHGFEVANHTWGHPNLAVLPKKKVQEQIVRLERLLKKSGAPPSETLALPFGSMPHPKKIARKGSWGGISYDLAGVFLAGAEPSLSPYAKKFDRGAIQRIQSNGKKGECRKWCSQYWLEWLNKHPGERFVSDGDPERISIPRKTRGNITPKRIGQVNAY